The genomic region accaaaaaaacaaccccaactGGAATATGTATGTGCTAAAAGCCCTTTTTGTGATTGCTGAATCTATAGCATTATTGACATTTCATTGTAGCTGAGGGATTACAGAGGAAGAGCTTCCCAGCTTTCCTTAAGTTTAATCCTTGCATGACATGTTTGTTAACTAGAATCCCCACGTTGCCAGTCTGGATGGGAGTGGTGCCACACTGTGTGTACACGTGCCACAAATGGAAGGTAGAGAATCCTGGGATGAGGTGAAGAGACGCTGTACCTGTTACTTCAAGTTTCTTCCTTCATAAATTCATTGGTTTTGTGCCTCATTTGGAACCTTTTCACAAATCTTAAAGGCTATGGCAGCTCCACCTTTGTGCTGCATGCTTCAGCTAAGGTGCTTCTGTGGGAAGTTCacttggtgctgctgctctgcagcgtGCTCTCTTCGTAGGGAGGCACTGGGTCTGGAGAGAGCTCAGTGTGAGCCTCTTCCAGGGAAGTCTTCATGGTGGCCTCCTCATAGGACGGAGGCAAACACACCGAGAGGAAGGTGGCGTCAGGGACCAGCGTGGAGTAGTGGAAGCTCTGCTcgctgctccagggcagggcagagaggaaATGGGGCACGTCGTGCTCGGGCAGGGCCTCGGGAAGGTCGATGCTGAAGATCTGTCCCTGCTGAGCGGGGCGCTGGCAGCGGCGGtacaggaagagcagcaggaatgccaGGAAGAGCATCATGGTGGCAGGCAGTATGATACACAGAAATGGCTCTATGTCGTCTTTGGTTGAGCTTGTCTGCTGTCTGCTCTGGAACCAAAGCAAAGAGGAAGGGTGTTGGATTCTTGGAGATCTCTTaatcagagagaaaaaacacattCCCCATCTCTGCCTTGTGACATAGCGGTTGCTTTTCCAACTTTCTTTCTCTCTACACCAGTATCAATCAAGCAATATGTTTTGCAGACTCATGAATTCTATTTACTGGCCAATTAAACAAATTACAACCAgagacaaaaaaccccagagaagtTGCTAAGAGTGTTGGAATTTTAGAAAGCCCTGACTCCAATGGGGGAAAACCCCTAAAAACCTGGAAGTATATGCCATTTTTTATGACATTTTATTGCTCTTGGATTATAGCAGGAGACTGGTCAATTTTCAGGAGACTGGTCGAGCTTTTAAAATTTGGGAGAACATTGAATTGCAGATGAATAATGCTGGTGATCCACCATCTGGTGTTGCTTCTTTGTGTTTGGAAAACTGTTTAAAGAACAAATATTACAGCAACTAGCCCTTTCAAACAGGGGCCATTGCCTACAATACCTGCTCTTTGGGTTGTTCTAACCTCACAGGCCAGTTCCAAATAAAACACATTGTTTTTCT from Agelaius phoeniceus isolate bAgePho1 chromosome 3, bAgePho1.hap1, whole genome shotgun sequence harbors:
- the SMIM28 gene encoding small integral membrane protein 28, encoding MRWLLGSSLKNFGHADRGNYDWLNSEPGGPLLETELQSRQQTSSTKDDIEPFLCIILPATMMLFLAFLLLFLYRRCQRPAQQGQIFSIDLPEALPEHDVPHFLSALPWSSEQSFHYSTLVPDATFLSVCLPPSYEEATMKTSLEEAHTELSPDPVPPYEESTLQSSSTK